Proteins from a genomic interval of Lolium perenne isolate Kyuss_39 chromosome 1, Kyuss_2.0, whole genome shotgun sequence:
- the LOC127315323 gene encoding uncharacterized protein produces MQQQPSCKFEEEAKMTGDPLLVLDALVQVFPQVNLSTLIEVSISFKGDLEAAAGYVVHNVLPNIGPDDINADMNEEILGKHEEVSADTHSHLLAASVVNGTLSEPDQFDVAANEDSAETQDSPMGEHLTQSPSAALASDLAVLPEESNSDPVIAGAQNSVTEHENQQEVMHSSNHHTGGHGDEQVQCSSSETNQGMPVSEDNLALHDDGSHDRNMGSNYSICPESIDHIISAENYNKNALLSNVAAISEMLEEVELSEAETKNVVTEASQAGNDILVEAAKLKEMSTSVVEENNKVAAEVFAEKSVLAAEAQGLQSRLSDISDERNHFVTIIDEMHETLQRRRELAQADRAAAEREMVERETTAKEMLKEQEVLLEAAKEESKRLEQQAQENAKLRELLTDRGHVVDALHGEMLGIFDNIAQLQYRVDMGQLASSTMSSSVKSAANKFSAEEPLHFSAPSLPSPVNSAPSRLIYADEPPELAPSSLAGSVHSAPCKLVSVGEPLQLASPNLSSSVKSATSESSWSSATESTSSYNGDEEIAVASPHDKFALDDSWDVVEGEEQCIC; encoded by the exons ATGCAGCAGCAACCCAGCTGCAAGTTCGAG GAGGAAGCGAAGATGACGGGGGATCCGCTCCTCGTCCTGGACGCCCTCGTGCAGGTGTTCCCGCAG GTTAACTTGTCAACCCTCATAGAAGTTTCAATTTCATTCAAAGGCGACCTTGAAGCCGCTGCGGGATATGTCGTCCACAACGTGCTACCAAATATTGGCCCGGATGACATTAACGCAGATATGAATGAAGAAATTCTTG gaaaacatgaagaagtATCTGCTGACACCCACAGCCATCTGTTGGCTGCATCCGTTGTTAACGGCACCCTTTCAGAACCCGACCAGTTCGATGTCGCAGCCAATGAGGATTCAGCTGAAACTCAGGATAGTCCCATGGGGGAGCATTTGACGCAATCGCCTTCTGCAGCATTAGCATCTGATCTGGCTGTTCTACCGGAAGAAAGCAATTCCGATCCTGTGATAGCTGGCGCGCAGAACTCTGTAACTGAGCATGAAAACCAGCAAGAAGTAATGCATTCTTCTAACCACCATACGGGTGGTCATGGTGATGAACAAGTACAATGCTCATCTTCCGAGACAAACCAGGGCATGCCAGTTTCTGAAGATAACTTGGCGCTACATGATGATGGTTCACATGATAGGAACATGGGATCAAACTATTCTATTTGCCCCGAATCCATTGACCATATTATCTCTgctgaaaattacaataag AATGCATTGCTGTCAAATGTGGCTGCAATAAGTGAAATGCTAGAGGAGGTTGAGCTTAGTGAAGCAGAAACAAAAAATGTTGTAACTGAAGCAAGCCAAGCTGGAAATGATATTCTTGTAGAGGCGGCGAAGCTGAAAGAAATGTCCACCTCTGTAGTGGAAGAGAACAACAAG GTTGCAGCAGAGGTTTTTGCTGAGAAATCTGTTCTAGCAGCAGAAGCGCAGGGGCTGCAGTCTAGGTTGTCCGACATTTCTGACGAACGAAACCACTTCGTGACGATCATTGATGAG ATGCATGAAACTCTTCAAAGAAGACGTGAATTAGCACAAGCAGACAGAGCAGCCGCTGAGAGGGAAATGGTTGAAAGGGAGACAACAGCTAAAGAAATGCTGAAAGAGCAGGAAGTCCTACTTGAAGCTGCCAAGGAAGAGTCTAAAAGGCTGGAGCAACAAGCACAGGAGAATGCAAAG CTGAGGGAGCTACTGACGGACAGAGGCCATGTTGTTGATGCATTGCA TGGTGAAATGCTAGGGATCTTCGACAACATTGCACAGCTCCAGTACAGAGTTGATATGGGGCAACTAGCTTCGTCGACCATGTCCAGCTCAGTCAAGTCAGCAGCTAACAAATTTTCGGCTGAAGAACCGCTGCATTTCTCTGCACCGAGTTTGCCCAGCCCAGTCAATTCAGCACCTTCCAGACTAATTTATGCTGATGAACCGCCGGAACTTGCTCCATCGAGCTTAGCAGGCTCAGTTCATTCGGCGCCTTGCAAACTAGTTTCTGTTGGTGAACCACTGCAACTAGCTTCACCGAACTTGTCCAGCTCCGTCAAATCGGCAACTTCTGAGAGCAGCTGGTCTTCTGCTACAGAGTCAACTTCAAGTTATAATGGTGACGAGGAGATCGCTGTTGCTTCTCCCCATGACAAGTTTGCTCTGGATGACAGCTGGGATGTGGTTGAAGGAGAGGAACAATGCATCTGCTAA